Genomic segment of Pseudomonadota bacterium:
GAGCTCGTTCGGCTCCAGCATGTCGGCGCCGTTGGCGGGCAGGGCAACGCCCTCGAGAGCATAGCCGTACTCGCACCCTTCCAGCAGGCGCACGTTCTCGAGGGGCTCGCCATCGGGGCCGTGAGCGGGCCCTTCCTCGAGGAGGGACGCGGCGATGTTTGCGTCTTTCGGCAGTACGCGGATGATGAGCTCCGCAACAGCCTTCCCAGTCGACGTGCGCAGGGGTAGCACGGCGTTTGCTTCGGTCATACGTCTTTCCCGATTCCCCTTGAATTCGGTACGAGGCGGGTCACGGTTACTCGGTGAAGCTCACGAACTGGTTGGCGCGCAGGCGCTTGAGCATGCGGCACAGCTTCTCGAACGAGCGTGGCAGCTTCGCCTGCTCGCGATCCCAGGTCGTCGGGTCGTCCGCGCTGCTGGCGTTTTTCGCATTGAGGTGGTGGCAGTAGCGCCCCAGCTTCTGCAGCAGCCCTTCGAGCTGGCGGCGCGA
This window contains:
- a CDS encoding DUF3578 domain-containing protein, which translates into the protein LSDDSFEFGHRVYHEATRFAALHAAAGGGHVVEALDLQVMQKILPRLHGSRRQLEGLLQKLGRYCHHLNAKNASSADDPTTWDREQAKLPRSFEKLCRMLKRLRANQFVSFTE